The Bradyrhizobium betae genomic interval TCCACGTCTCCGACTTCGGCCTGAAGCCCTATGGGCTTTATTTCTTCCACGTCAACGGCCGGCACCACAGCTTTGCGATGGTCGGCTCGGGACGAAAGGCGCTGCACCATTTCATGGTCGAGCTCGGCAGCCTCGACGATGTCGGGCAGGGCTACGACCTCGCGCAGATGGACGACGGCCGCATTGCCTATACGCTGGGCCGGCACACCAACGATCACATGACGTCGTTCTACGTGAACACGCCGTCGGGTTTTTTCATCGAGTATGGCTGGGGTGCGCGCGTGATCGATCCCGAGACCTGGCAGCCGCACGAGACTTTTGACGGGCCGTCGCTGTGGGGCCACGAGCGGCTTCACATGCCCGAAGAGCAGCGCAAACGCCTGCGCGACATGCGGCTGGATGCGGCCGCGCGCGGTGTCCGCGTCGCCGATCCGCGCGTGCCGCCGCTCAACTGCGCCTGGCTCGACGCGGTCGTTGCGCGCGAATGATCTGCGGCTGCGAAGCGATCAGGCCTCGCCGAGATCGACCTGCGTCAACAGTCCCTGACGCAGCGCCAGCCGGACCAGCTCGATGTCGGAGCCGACGCCGAGCTTGTCCTTGATCAGCGAATGCAAATTCGCCACCGTCTTCGGGCTGACGTGGAGGGTCTCGGCGATCTCGTCGGTCGTCTTCTCGGCCAGCAGCAGCCGCAGCACCTCGAACTCGCGCGGCGTGAGCACGTCGGCGGCCGAGCTCTCGCCCGCAAGGCGGCTGAGCGCAAGCTCGTGGTCGATGTCGGGGCTGATGGCGATCCTGCCGGCGAGCACGTCCATCACCGCGCGCACCAGCGTCTCCGGCGGGCTCATCTTGGTGACATAACCCCTTGCGCCGGCGCGGATCGCCTGCACGGCGAATCCGGCATTCTGGTGCATGGTGAAGACCAGGATCCTTGCCGCCTTGTCCCATTGCCGGATGCGCCTGACGGCCTCGATGCCGCCGATCCCGGGCATGCTCAGATCCATGATGACGAGGTCGGGCGCCTCGGACTTGAACAGGCGATAGGCTTCGGCGCCGTCGGCGGCTTCGGCGATGACGCGAAGGCCCGGCTGCTTCTGAAGCACCGAGCGATAACCCTCGCGGACGACGGAGTGGTCGTCGACCAGCAGGATCGTCGCGTCGGCCGCGCTCATGCCGCGCGCTCCAGCACCGGCTGATCGTTGGCCGAGATCGGAATGACGACGCGCAGTGCGGAGCCGCCGCCCGGGCCGGTCTCAAAGCTCAACCGGCCGCGCAAGGCCGCGACGCGCTCGCGCATGCCGAGCAGGCCCATTCCGGATTTGGCGACGGGGTCGTTTGAACGTCCGTCATCGTCGATCGCGAGCGCGATCTCGCCGGCCCGCATCGTCACTTCGAGGCTGACCCGCGTGGCGCCGGCATGCTTGGCGGCGTTGGTGAGGGCTTCCTGCACGATGCGGTACAGGTTGTCGCTGATCGCGGCCGGCAGGGTCTCGAACGCGCCGTCGAACCGGATCGAAAAACGCGTCTCGCCGCGGCTGCGCCCGTTCCAGCCTGCAACGAGGCCTTCGAGGCTGGCGACAAGTCCGAGTTCCTCGACGTCGGGCGGGCGCAGCCGGAACAGCGTGCCACGCAGCGTCTCCATCATCCCGGTTGCGGTCCGCGCGATGCCGTCGCATTCAGAGAGCAGGGAAGGGCACTCCTGCGCCGCTGTGGTCCGGGCGGATGAGGCCAGCGCACGGATCGCTGCCAGCGACTGGCCAAACTCGTCGTGCAGCTCGCGCGCGAGATGGCGGCGCTCCTCGTCCTGCAGTGCGATCAGCTTCCGCGTCAGCTCGGCGCGCTCGGCAAGCGCTGTGTCGAGGCTTTCGGCGAGATGGTTGAAGACGTCGCGGACGGCGGACAACTCGGCGAGATCGAACGGCGGCAGCCGCGCGCTGAGATCGTTGGCGGCGATCCGTTCGAGGCCGTGGCGGATCATGCGGGTCGGGCGCAGCGCGCGGGCGAGCACGGCATAGACCAGTGCGCACAACAGCGGCAACGCGATCGCCAGCGCGATCATCAAGCGGCCGGCCTCGTGCCAGGCCTCCGCCGTCTGCACGGCCGGATCGACCGAGACCACGACGTCGCCGAGCTTCGCGCCGCGCACGACCACGGGCCTCGCCGCCTCGCGGCCGGGGTCGAACATGCCGCGATAGAAGGCCGCGAAAGCCTGCGGCGGCAGGTCCGCAGGATTGGGCGCGCCACTGCAGAACCGCTGCAGCATGTCGCCGCTGGTGCCGCGAAATGCCAGGCACAGCCCGGGCGTCATCACGTAGGCTGAAACCGGGTCGAGGTTCGGGAAGTCCGAGCGCGGGCTCGCCACCCACTGGATCTTGCCCTGTTGCAGCTCCAGCGTCTTGGCCACGATGGCGGCGATGCCGTCGATCCGCGCATGCGCCGCGCGGTCAGCCGTGACAAGGAAATAGGCTGATATCACGGCGAAGCAGGCGGCCGATATGGCGGCCACGCGTAGCGTCAGACGGACCTTGAGATCGAATCTCGGGCGGTTCCACATCGGCGGGCACCTGCTGCGAACGGGTTTGTCGCCTCCGCATTAGACGGCAGAACGGAAGCGGCGGAAAGCGCTACGCCATGCCGCGGTGCAGCGTCGTGAAATTTTCCCGGCGCTCGCCGGGACGGGCACGGCTGCATGACGCAAAGCCATGGTCCAGATATGCGGGGCCGCTCCGTCATGCGAGGCCCGTTCATGCAGCTCTCCCGGTCGATCCTCCCTGCGCTTCTCCTCTTCGTCCTCCCGGCGGCGTATTCCCCGGCGGGGGCCGAGGCCGCCATCGGCGTTGCCATCGACGACTTCAGCTATACCGATACGTCGGCCGAGCCGGCCAACCAGACCGCCGCCCACGAGCGGCGGCTGTCCGCGTTCATGGCCGCGCTCAGGCGGGATATCGGCGCGGACGGCCGCTACCGGCCCGTGGCGTCGGCTCAGGACGGTGCGGCGTTCAAGGTCATCGGCGGCATCCAGAAGACGAGCACCCTGGTGCAATGGGCCAAGGTCGCCGTGATCGACGTCGGCGCCAGGAAGCTGGTGATGGACAAGCTCTATACCTTCCGCGGCGACAATGATGAATCC includes:
- a CDS encoding response regulator; its protein translation is MSAADATILLVDDHSVVREGYRSVLQKQPGLRVIAEAADGAEAYRLFKSEAPDLVIMDLSMPGIGGIEAVRRIRQWDKAARILVFTMHQNAGFAVQAIRAGARGYVTKMSPPETLVRAVMDVLAGRIAISPDIDHELALSRLAGESSAADVLTPREFEVLRLLLAEKTTDEIAETLHVSPKTVANLHSLIKDKLGVGSDIELVRLALRQGLLTQVDLGEA
- a CDS encoding sensor histidine kinase, whose translation is MWNRPRFDLKVRLTLRVAAISAACFAVISAYFLVTADRAAHARIDGIAAIVAKTLELQQGKIQWVASPRSDFPNLDPVSAYVMTPGLCLAFRGTSGDMLQRFCSGAPNPADLPPQAFAAFYRGMFDPGREAARPVVVRGAKLGDVVVSVDPAVQTAEAWHEAGRLMIALAIALPLLCALVYAVLARALRPTRMIRHGLERIAANDLSARLPPFDLAELSAVRDVFNHLAESLDTALAERAELTRKLIALQDEERRHLARELHDEFGQSLAAIRALASSARTTAAQECPSLLSECDGIARTATGMMETLRGTLFRLRPPDVEELGLVASLEGLVAGWNGRSRGETRFSIRFDGAFETLPAAISDNLYRIVQEALTNAAKHAGATRVSLEVTMRAGEIALAIDDDGRSNDPVAKSGMGLLGMRERVAALRGRLSFETGPGGGSALRVVIPISANDQPVLERAA